One segment of Candidatus Micrarchaeum acidiphilum ARMAN-2 DNA contains the following:
- a CDS encoding metallophosphoesterase — protein sequence MIELSGAKFLYEKPAMVVSEGRKKYLLVGDIHIGNERKLAEAGVHAHDLPHYMASEIDSLAAENHAGTVVLMGDIKDSLLRPDKSEKRQLDEFFYALSKYDLKAIRGNHDSYMGSFGGVEWVDEFLTEDFAMMHGHKWPSETAMERRVIITAHNHIAVEIKDRNGRTRNEKAWLVTAANDANIDKFYERHRAGYCVTMPAFNNFITGMPVNRGFSDRSNISPLFRNSLFDYERGRVFTLRGEFLGFVKDIRG from the coding sequence ATGATAGAGTTAAGTGGCGCCAAGTTTTTGTACGAAAAGCCCGCCATGGTAGTTTCTGAGGGCAGGAAAAAATACCTGCTCGTTGGAGACATACACATAGGCAATGAAAGAAAGCTGGCTGAGGCAGGCGTGCATGCGCATGACCTGCCACACTACATGGCCAGCGAAATAGACTCGCTGGCTGCCGAGAACCATGCAGGAACGGTTGTACTCATGGGAGACATTAAGGACAGCCTGTTGAGGCCTGACAAATCCGAAAAGAGGCAGTTGGATGAATTTTTTTACGCGCTGTCAAAATACGACTTGAAGGCCATAAGGGGCAATCACGATAGCTACATGGGCTCGTTCGGCGGAGTGGAATGGGTTGATGAATTTTTAACAGAAGACTTTGCCATGATGCACGGCCATAAGTGGCCATCTGAAACAGCCATGGAAAGAAGGGTGATCATTACAGCGCACAACCATATCGCTGTGGAAATAAAAGACAGAAACGGCAGGACTCGCAATGAAAAGGCGTGGCTCGTGACTGCCGCGAACGACGCAAATATAGACAAATTTTACGAGCGCCATAGGGCGGGATACTGCGTTACCATGCCAGCATTCAACAACTTCATTACTGGAATGCCAGTAAATAGGGGCTTTTCGGACCGGTCGAACATAAGCCCGCTGTTCAGGAACTCGCTTTTTGACTACGAAAGAGGCAGGGTCTTTACCCTTAGGGGCGAATTCCTGGGGTTTGTAAAGGACATCAGGGGCTGA
- a CDS encoding Alcohol dehydrogenase GroES domain protein, giving the protein MKAIGFYKHGGSEVLQDIEVDKPKPKSDEVEIKMEATSVNRFDILVRVGYHGLNLSMPHIPGADVVGKVSATGEKVTNVSVGEAVVANTLYGCGKCAQCLSGNEICCNNWKIIGLQQWGSYGEFVNVPARAVVKAPNQIAAEELATMPISMGVAWRALHTVANAQQGETAVIRGASGNVGIFALMIAKKLGLKVIALTRGEKRLKELKALGADLVLDTLSGNDKLVRDVQSFTDGNGADIVLDSFGSTINESVEMLRQGGTVVSYGVLTGLNSELNAKGFYLKSANIKGFHNTNKKDFIEALNFALKNGIHPKISRVMSIRDAREAQELLDSNALFGKIVLKHNF; this is encoded by the coding sequence ATGAAGGCTATAGGATTTTACAAGCATGGCGGTTCGGAAGTACTGCAAGACATAGAAGTCGACAAACCCAAACCAAAGTCGGATGAAGTCGAAATAAAGATGGAGGCCACTTCAGTAAACAGGTTCGACATACTAGTCAGGGTCGGATACCACGGTCTAAACCTAAGCATGCCTCACATACCCGGAGCCGACGTAGTCGGCAAGGTGTCCGCCACAGGTGAAAAAGTTACCAACGTAAGTGTAGGCGAAGCAGTAGTAGCAAACACGCTCTACGGATGCGGGAAATGCGCACAGTGCCTGTCAGGCAACGAGATATGTTGCAATAACTGGAAGATAATAGGCCTCCAACAGTGGGGGTCATACGGCGAATTCGTAAATGTGCCTGCACGAGCAGTGGTAAAAGCCCCGAACCAGATAGCTGCAGAAGAGCTTGCCACAATGCCTATATCCATGGGCGTGGCGTGGAGAGCCCTGCATACCGTAGCAAATGCACAGCAGGGCGAGACCGCAGTAATAAGAGGTGCTTCAGGCAATGTCGGAATATTTGCGCTCATGATAGCTAAGAAACTAGGTCTCAAGGTAATTGCGCTGACAAGAGGGGAAAAAAGGCTGAAGGAACTGAAGGCTCTAGGGGCAGACCTTGTGTTGGATACGCTTTCAGGAAACGATAAACTGGTAAGGGACGTGCAGTCATTTACAGACGGCAATGGCGCAGACATAGTCTTGGACTCGTTCGGCTCCACCATAAACGAATCGGTAGAGATGCTGCGGCAGGGCGGCACGGTAGTGTCATACGGGGTACTCACAGGGCTAAATTCAGAGCTTAATGCAAAAGGTTTCTACCTAAAAAGCGCAAACATAAAAGGCTTTCACAATACAAATAAAAAGGATTTTATAGAAGCCTTGAACTTCGCTTTGAAAAACGGCATACACCCAAAGATATCTAGAGTCATGAGCATAAGGGACGCAAGGGAAGCCCAGGAGCTCCTGGACAGCAATGCCCTATTTGGCAAAATAGTCCTAAAGCACAATTTTTAA
- a CDS encoding RNA polymerase Rpb6: MENYTKFEKARVIGARALQLAHGAPPLIKVPKEISDPLDLAEIEFEKDIIPITIIRE; this comes from the coding sequence ATGGAAAACTATACAAAATTTGAAAAGGCAAGGGTAATAGGTGCTAGGGCACTGCAGCTCGCCCACGGGGCCCCGCCACTGATAAAAGTGCCAAAGGAAATATCAGATCCGCTTGACCTTGCCGAAATCGAATTCGAAAAGGACATAATACCAATAACCATAATAAGAGAGTAA
- a CDS encoding geranylgeranyl reductase: protein MDSEKRYDIIVAGAGIAGCLAAAMAAKKGADVLLLDRNPPENVGKKNNWGWTCGDAVAGSHLDFIKEKSGISFSRPELDLKVDGVYAFSPDLKSKYAFDGVGYVLDRPVFERKLLEIAKKNGAEYISEFEIEGPIVENGSVVGIFGKDKEKKPRNIKAKVVIDALGVATVLRRRLPDNDFVEKNISIDDVESTGRYIYEFDPDHEDINYYDPKNAIIHLNQELAPGGYGWVFPKSDNKINIGLGVQKRSLEIRNKKLGRNDTLQALIENYIKWNPVLKNLRLFNKDNNGKGIWSVAVRRQIESLVFNGYMGAGDSMAMPNPISAGGIGPAMVAGILAGENAAEAVQAGDTSISGLWKYNLEFNEAYGKKTAGLEVLRIYLQSLNNDTLNYGFRTFLTSKEASDLTLGLIPELSLASKLKMVLKGASNVNAFSNLVFAVGRMKKLNQIYSKFPEDPSKFAKWRDTVRSEMEEVKHKFVPNPI from the coding sequence ATGGACTCAGAAAAAAGGTATGATATAATAGTAGCAGGCGCAGGTATCGCAGGATGCTTGGCTGCGGCTATGGCCGCAAAGAAGGGTGCAGACGTGCTTCTTCTAGACAGAAACCCTCCCGAAAACGTCGGCAAGAAGAATAACTGGGGCTGGACGTGCGGAGACGCAGTCGCAGGCTCGCATCTAGACTTCATAAAAGAAAAGTCTGGAATATCCTTTTCCAGGCCCGAGCTGGATCTAAAAGTCGATGGCGTATATGCATTTTCCCCAGACTTAAAGTCAAAGTACGCTTTCGATGGGGTAGGATACGTTTTGGACCGCCCCGTCTTTGAGCGCAAGCTGCTTGAGATAGCAAAAAAGAACGGTGCAGAGTACATATCAGAATTCGAGATAGAAGGCCCCATTGTAGAAAACGGCAGCGTAGTGGGGATATTCGGCAAGGACAAGGAGAAAAAGCCGCGCAACATAAAGGCCAAGGTCGTAATAGACGCGCTTGGAGTTGCAACCGTACTGAGGAGGAGGCTGCCAGACAACGATTTTGTAGAGAAGAACATAAGCATAGACGACGTAGAATCCACCGGAAGGTACATCTACGAATTTGATCCGGACCACGAAGACATAAACTACTACGATCCGAAGAATGCGATAATACACCTTAACCAGGAGCTGGCTCCTGGAGGCTACGGCTGGGTATTCCCGAAAAGCGACAACAAAATAAACATAGGTCTCGGAGTCCAAAAGAGAAGCCTTGAGATAAGAAACAAGAAGCTCGGAAGAAACGACACCCTTCAGGCGCTTATAGAAAACTACATAAAGTGGAATCCGGTGCTGAAGAACTTGCGCCTCTTCAACAAGGACAACAACGGGAAGGGCATATGGTCGGTCGCCGTGAGGCGCCAAATAGAAAGCCTTGTCTTCAACGGATACATGGGCGCAGGGGACAGCATGGCCATGCCTAATCCGATAAGCGCTGGTGGAATAGGTCCCGCAATGGTGGCCGGCATACTGGCAGGAGAAAACGCAGCGGAGGCGGTTCAGGCCGGCGACACATCCATATCAGGCTTATGGAAATACAATCTCGAATTCAATGAGGCATATGGAAAGAAGACCGCAGGCCTCGAAGTTCTAAGGATATACCTGCAGTCGCTCAACAACGATACTCTGAACTACGGCTTTAGGACGTTCCTTACCTCAAAGGAGGCTTCGGACCTGACGCTCGGCCTTATACCGGAGTTAAGCCTAGCTTCAAAACTGAAAATGGTTCTGAAAGGCGCTTCCAACGTAAACGCCTTCTCAAACCTCGTATTCGCCGTAGGAAGGATGAAGAAGCTCAACCAAATATACTCTAAGTTCCCAGAAGACCCAAGCAAGTTCGCAAAATGGCGCGACACTGTAAGGTCTGAAATGGAGGAAGTGAAGCATAAATTCGTACCAAATCCGATATGA
- a CDS encoding peptidase M50: MASNSPRLFKVAGINIQLHWTFILLLLFALIYSVFIGILLFVVLVLLFLCVFLHELSHSITAKHNKIPVQKIILYPLGGGSVIDMDNISPQMELKISLAGPVSSFLMAFVFGMLVIFIPGGIVKYIVQLLFVLNLLLAVSNILPWFPLDGGRVLRSYLQKKNSFLKATIKTVKVSNFITVAFILFTIVFVGMESYSLIYKEIVIFFEVFIAIFLYGGAQAELQSAYIKEYTSDISAFKLMDKNYIYADKETPVGELYYKIMKKHTTTVISKDGSNYYVLSRLPLSSSYKTTDSILSTPISRFSVQIPAIASDSKLYTAMEKMQTYETNIVAVTKKGSLAGFISRQHLESFIALHMSKSKSSYAQKA; this comes from the coding sequence ATGGCTTCTAATTCGCCCAGGCTATTCAAGGTGGCCGGAATAAACATACAATTACATTGGACGTTTATCCTGCTGCTCCTTTTTGCCTTGATATACTCGGTTTTCATAGGCATACTGTTGTTCGTTGTACTAGTGCTTTTGTTCCTATGCGTATTCTTGCACGAGCTGTCGCATTCGATAACAGCCAAGCACAACAAAATACCTGTACAAAAAATAATACTATATCCGCTTGGCGGCGGATCAGTAATAGACATGGATAACATATCCCCCCAGATGGAGCTCAAAATATCGCTGGCAGGACCGGTGTCAAGTTTCCTGATGGCATTCGTATTCGGTATGCTGGTGATATTCATACCAGGCGGGATAGTAAAATACATCGTGCAACTGCTTTTTGTGCTGAACCTCCTGCTGGCAGTTTCGAACATACTGCCATGGTTTCCGCTAGACGGGGGCAGAGTTCTTCGCAGCTACCTGCAGAAGAAAAACAGCTTCCTGAAGGCGACCATAAAGACGGTAAAGGTCAGCAACTTCATAACTGTGGCATTCATACTCTTTACAATAGTGTTCGTGGGCATGGAAAGCTATTCCCTGATATATAAGGAGATAGTGATATTCTTCGAAGTATTCATAGCCATATTCCTTTATGGCGGCGCACAGGCCGAGCTCCAATCCGCCTACATAAAAGAATACACATCAGACATATCTGCATTCAAACTTATGGATAAGAACTACATATATGCAGACAAGGAAACTCCCGTGGGCGAGCTGTACTACAAAATAATGAAAAAGCACACGACAACAGTCATATCCAAGGACGGCTCCAACTATTATGTGCTGTCACGCCTTCCGCTAAGCTCTTCATATAAAACAACAGATTCTATACTGTCAACTCCAATAAGCCGCTTCAGCGTGCAAATACCTGCCATAGCCTCGGACTCGAAACTCTACACGGCAATGGAAAAAATGCAGACCTATGAGACGAATATCGTTGCAGTAACAAAAAAAGGCAGCCTTGCAGGATTTATATCACGCCAGCATTTGGAATCGTTCATTGCGCTGCATATGTCCAAGTCAAAATCTTCCTATGCCCAGAAAGCCTAA